Proteins from a single region of Companilactobacillus farciminis KCTC 3681 = DSM 20184:
- the lexA gene encoding transcriptional repressor LexA: MSKAEGSKQSQILQCIYDYLDEHGYPPTVREICEAVDLSSTSTVHGHLSRLEKKGYIQRDPTKPRAIELTTIGLSSIGIKSKQIPILGTVAAGQPITAERNPDGYFPIPPDLNRESGELFMLEIHGESMINAGIYDGDHVIVHEQNFANNGEIIIAMTEDIEATCKRFYQENGHYRLQPENDTMDPIILDNVEILGKVVGLYRSQIF; the protein is encoded by the coding sequence ATGTCAAAAGCTGAAGGCTCTAAACAGTCACAAATTTTACAATGCATTTATGATTACTTAGATGAACATGGATATCCGCCTACTGTTAGAGAGATCTGCGAAGCCGTAGATTTATCTTCAACATCAACGGTCCACGGTCATTTATCTCGTCTTGAAAAGAAAGGCTACATTCAACGTGACCCTACAAAGCCACGTGCTATCGAGTTAACAACTATCGGACTCAGTTCAATTGGAATCAAGTCAAAACAAATTCCTATCTTAGGTACTGTTGCGGCTGGTCAACCAATTACCGCTGAAAGAAATCCTGATGGTTACTTCCCAATCCCACCTGACTTGAATCGTGAATCTGGTGAATTGTTCATGCTAGAAATTCACGGTGAAAGTATGATCAACGCGGGGATCTACGATGGTGACCACGTTATCGTTCACGAACAAAACTTTGCAAACAACGGTGAAATCATTATTGCAATGACTGAAGATATCGAAGCCACTTGCAAGAGATTTTATCAAGAAAATGGACATTACCGCCTACAACCTGAAAACGATACGATGGACCCTATCATCTTAGACAACGTCGAGATCTTAGGAAAAGTTGTTGGATTATATCGTTCACAAATATTCTAA
- a CDS encoding DUF896 domain-containing protein: MNEQDELLKKINELAHKAKAGTITKEEEDQQAELRKEYLKNFRASFKSQIEMLRVFDKQGNEVTPEKVREIQRKKRLRDD; encoded by the coding sequence ATGAACGAACAAGACGAATTACTTAAGAAAATCAATGAATTAGCCCACAAGGCTAAGGCCGGCACGATTACTAAAGAGGAAGAAGATCAACAAGCAGAACTTAGAAAAGAATACTTGAAGAACTTCCGTGCTAGTTTTAAATCACAAATTGAAATGTTACGTGTCTTTGATAAGCAAGGAAACGAAGTAACTCCTGAAAAAGTTAGAGAAATTCAACGTAAAAAGAGATTACGTGACGATTAG
- a CDS encoding YneF family protein: MGTTIVVGILALLIGLVGGFFAARWYMKKYFQDNPPISADMIKQMMAQMGQKPSQKKLNQLMNTMKNSQKNNK; encoded by the coding sequence ATGGGAACAACAATAGTCGTTGGTATTTTAGCTTTGTTGATTGGCCTAGTTGGTGGTTTCTTCGCTGCTAGATGGTATATGAAGAAATATTTCCAAGACAATCCACCAATCAGTGCTGATATGATTAAGCAAATGATGGCTCAAATGGGACAAAAGCCTTCACAAAAGAAACTTAATCAATTAATGAATACTATGAAGAATTCACAAAAGAATAACAAGTAG
- the purE gene encoding 5-(carboxyamino)imidazole ribonucleotide mutase, which yields MSDVAIVMGSISDLKVMQATIDVLQELGVSYEAKVISAHRTPQEMLDFARGAKDTFKVIIAGAGGAAHLPGMIASSTILPVIGVPVPSRYLKGMDSLLSIVQMPAGVPVATVSIGEAGAKNAAILATKICALQNETYQESLRKYVQAMHDKSLESGKDLG from the coding sequence ATGTCTGATGTAGCGATAGTTATGGGTTCCATTTCCGACTTAAAAGTTATGCAAGCAACAATCGATGTTTTGCAAGAACTCGGAGTTAGTTATGAAGCCAAAGTGATTTCAGCGCACCGTACGCCTCAAGAGATGCTCGATTTTGCTAGAGGCGCTAAGGATACTTTCAAAGTGATCATTGCTGGAGCAGGGGGAGCTGCTCATTTACCTGGCATGATTGCATCATCAACAATTTTACCGGTGATTGGGGTGCCGGTTCCATCGAGATATCTCAAAGGGATGGACTCATTGCTTTCAATAGTACAAATGCCAGCAGGAGTTCCAGTAGCAACTGTTTCCATTGGTGAAGCTGGAGCGAAGAATGCGGCAATTTTAGCCACTAAGATCTGCGCATTACAAAATGAAACTTATCAAGAATCATTAAGGAAATATGTTCAAGCGATGCACGACAAATCGCTAGAAAGTGGGAAAGACCTTGGATAA
- the purK gene encoding 5-(carboxyamino)imidazole ribonucleotide synthase codes for MDKTILPGSTIGIIGGGQLGQMMSFCAKEMGYKVIILDPQENCSAAQVSDDQIVAQYSDVDQLVELAKRCDVLTYEFENVDAAAINEVKKYTQVPQGTKALKVTQNRISEKDFIEANGFSTVPHVVIENIFEYHRGVEKLGAPVILKTIRGGYDGKGQILVTDPENVCYADIEHLLMQGPCMLEKKINLEKEVSVVVSANSKGDKSIFPIIENVHRHNILHLSTCPAQISEKSAQHIYNVAETLAEKLELVGTMCIEFFISDEDEVFVNEIAPRPHNSGHLTIEACNISQFDAHIRGVCNLAMPQVELLKPAAMVNLLGQHLEPAKKELSQHPEWHFHDYGKDAVKENRKMGHITILSDDLEKTKQAIENNSIWDV; via the coding sequence TTGGATAAGACAATTTTACCCGGCTCAACAATTGGAATTATCGGTGGTGGTCAATTAGGTCAGATGATGTCCTTTTGTGCCAAAGAAATGGGTTATAAAGTAATTATTTTAGATCCACAAGAAAATTGTTCAGCTGCTCAAGTGTCTGATGACCAAATCGTAGCCCAATATTCGGACGTTGATCAGCTCGTTGAATTAGCCAAAAGATGCGACGTTTTAACTTACGAGTTTGAAAATGTTGATGCAGCAGCTATCAATGAAGTTAAGAAATACACTCAAGTGCCTCAAGGTACTAAAGCTTTGAAAGTTACTCAAAATCGAATTTCTGAAAAAGATTTTATTGAAGCTAATGGTTTTTCAACTGTGCCACACGTTGTGATTGAAAATATCTTCGAATATCATCGCGGCGTAGAAAAATTAGGCGCACCAGTAATTTTGAAGACGATTCGTGGCGGCTATGATGGCAAAGGACAAATATTAGTCACTGATCCAGAGAATGTCTGTTATGCCGATATTGAGCATTTGTTGATGCAAGGCCCTTGCATGTTGGAGAAAAAAATCAATTTGGAAAAAGAAGTTTCAGTTGTCGTTTCTGCTAACAGTAAAGGCGATAAGTCAATTTTTCCAATTATTGAAAATGTTCATCGCCACAATATTTTGCATTTGAGTACTTGTCCAGCACAAATCAGTGAAAAGAGTGCTCAACATATTTATAACGTTGCTGAAACTTTAGCTGAAAAACTCGAATTAGTTGGCACGATGTGTATCGAATTCTTTATTTCTGATGAAGACGAAGTTTTTGTTAATGAGATTGCTCCAAGACCTCATAATTCCGGTCATTTAACGATTGAAGCATGCAATATTTCTCAATTCGATGCTCATATTCGTGGAGTTTGCAATTTGGCAATGCCACAAGTAGAACTTCTAAAACCAGCTGCCATGGTCAACCTTTTGGGACAGCATTTGGAGCCTGCTAAAAAAGAATTGAGTCAACATCCAGAATGGCATTTTCATGACTATGGCAAGGATGCTGTCAAAGAAAACCGTAAGATGGGACACATCACAATTTTGAGTGATGACCTTGAAAAGACTAAACAAGCTATCGAAAATAATTCAATTTGGGACGTGTAA
- the purC gene encoding phosphoribosylaminoimidazolesuccinocarboxamide synthase has product MTNEKLLYEGKAKNVYQAENEDEVLMVYKDQATAFNGKKKEILPGKGVLNCQISMLVFDYLIKNGIKTHLVKNLSDHEQLVKKTDVFSLEVVLRNITSGSLVRKFQIEEGQKLSTPIIEFYYKSDALDDPFINESQIHALGIADKEEVEVIKEQALEINQLLIPFFAKADFDLVDFKLEFGKYNGQIILVDEFSPDNCRLWDKTSHHSMDKDVFRKHEGDLVETYHDVLQRLQDK; this is encoded by the coding sequence ATGACAAATGAAAAGTTGCTTTACGAAGGAAAAGCTAAGAACGTGTATCAAGCTGAAAATGAAGATGAAGTTTTGATGGTTTATAAGGATCAAGCAACAGCTTTCAATGGTAAGAAAAAAGAAATTTTGCCAGGTAAAGGTGTTTTGAATTGCCAAATCTCTATGTTAGTTTTTGACTATTTGATCAAGAATGGCATCAAAACTCACTTGGTCAAAAATCTTTCAGATCATGAACAATTGGTTAAAAAAACTGACGTCTTTTCTTTAGAAGTAGTTTTAAGAAATATCACTTCCGGATCTTTAGTAAGAAAATTCCAAATTGAAGAAGGTCAGAAATTATCGACTCCAATTATCGAATTTTATTATAAGAGCGATGCTCTAGATGATCCTTTCATCAACGAATCACAGATCCATGCACTAGGAATTGCCGATAAAGAAGAAGTTGAGGTCATCAAGGAACAAGCTTTAGAAATCAATCAATTGTTGATTCCTTTCTTTGCTAAAGCTGACTTTGATTTAGTAGATTTCAAATTGGAATTTGGTAAATATAACGGTCAAATCATTTTAGTAGATGAATTTTCACCAGACAATTGCCGTCTTTGGGATAAAACTAGTCACCATTCAATGGATAAAGATGTTTTTAGAAAACACGAAGGCGATTTAGTTGAAACATACCACGACGTCTTGCAACGACTACAAGATAAATAG
- the purS gene encoding phosphoribosylformylglycinamidine synthase subunit PurS, with translation MKLVKVYVTLKDSVLDAQGEAIKSAINTMGYDKISDVHMGKYFELKFANDYQELENDVDKICDDLLANPNIETYRYEITEAE, from the coding sequence ATGAAATTAGTTAAAGTTTATGTCACTTTGAAGGATTCCGTTTTAGATGCACAAGGAGAAGCAATCAAATCTGCCATTAATACAATGGGTTATGACAAAATATCTGACGTTCACATGGGCAAGTACTTTGAATTGAAGTTTGCCAATGACTATCAAGAATTAGAAAACGATGTCGACAAAATTTGTGATGACCTGTTAGCAAATCCTAATATTGAAACTTATCGCTATGAAATTACGGAGGCTGAATAA
- the purQ gene encoding phosphoribosylformylglycinamidine synthase subunit PurQ: MKFAVVNFPGSNCDMDLFYAIRDGVKQEVELVDYRATSLDGFDGVLIPGGFSYGDYLRSGAIAVHAPIVKEIIRFANEGKIVLGICNGFQILTELGLLPGALIQNEKSRFICETVDLEVENNQTVFTSHYQPKEVIKVPVAHGEGRYYCDEATLQELKENHQIIFKYKDNINGSVDQIAGIANKEKNVLGMMPHPERAIEEILGSDDGLKLFQSLINPEVKVND; encoded by the coding sequence ATGAAATTTGCAGTAGTGAATTTCCCTGGTTCAAATTGTGATATGGACCTCTTTTATGCGATTCGCGATGGTGTCAAACAAGAAGTTGAATTAGTCGACTATCGAGCTACATCCTTGGATGGTTTCGACGGTGTTTTGATTCCTGGTGGTTTTTCATACGGTGACTATTTACGTAGTGGGGCAATTGCAGTGCATGCACCGATCGTTAAAGAGATTATTCGCTTTGCTAATGAAGGCAAAATCGTTTTAGGAATTTGCAATGGTTTCCAGATTTTAACTGAGCTAGGTTTGTTGCCAGGTGCCTTAATCCAAAACGAAAAGAGTCGCTTTATTTGTGAGACTGTCGATCTTGAAGTTGAGAATAATCAAACTGTTTTCACAAGTCATTATCAACCAAAAGAAGTGATCAAAGTTCCAGTAGCTCACGGTGAAGGTCGTTATTACTGTGATGAAGCAACTTTGCAAGAATTAAAAGAGAATCACCAAATCATTTTCAAATATAAAGATAATATCAATGGCAGCGTGGACCAAATTGCCGGCATTGCTAATAAAGAAAAAAATGTATTGGGAATGATGCCCCATCCAGAAAGAGCGATTGAAGAAATCCTCGGTTCTGACGATGGTTTGAAATTGTTCCAATCGTTAATCAATCCAGAAGTAAAGGTGAATGACTAA
- the purL gene encoding phosphoribosylformylglycinamidine synthase subunit PurL gives MTEPTAKQIKTEKIYQQWGLTDEEYDLISEKILHRLPNYTETGLYSVMWSEHCSYKNSKKVLRKMPNHSDRVLAGPGEDAGILDIGDNQAVVFKAESHNHPSAVEPYQGAATGVGGIIRDIFSMGAQPIALMNSLKFGPLKDGKTKHLVNEVVAGIGGYGNCIGLPTIGGEISFEDCYEHNPLVNAMCIGLLNSTDFKHGKASGDKNLIVYVGAKTGRDGIHGATFASDEFTDTKNKQRSAVQVGNPFIEKLLMDACVEIIEQHSEWVLGIQDMGAAGLVSSTAEMASKAGSGLKLNLDRVPQRETGMTAYEMMLSESQERMVLCVKPEFVDDVLMFFRRFELDAVVIGEVTNDKQYRIYHHNELVTDIPVDSLTEDVPEYDRAEKQPQRMIDDKDFHFEPTISSLKETWLDMLKRPNIASKKHFYQTYDSQVKANTLVRPGSDAGVVRIRGTKKAIAVTNDSNSKYVYLNPYVGGQIAVMEAARNIVASGGLPIGITDCLNYGNPEDPEAFYELDKSVEGIASACEVVDTPVISGNVSLYNEYNEVAIYPSPMVGMVGLIDDIKKVTTSDFKQSQDLIYVLGQTDNDFNGSEIQMEQMKQLKGDLRPLDLNQEKLHQDLIRQAINQGLLKSCHDLSEGGLAVALSESAFENELGFEIETKLTSKQMFSETQSRFLVTVAPENQVAFEKIVQRDFELLGFVSSQNIFKITTADETVQIDGQTAKSSWKEAIACLMK, from the coding sequence ATGACTGAACCTACTGCAAAACAAATTAAAACTGAAAAAATTTACCAACAATGGGGTCTAACTGATGAAGAGTACGACTTGATCAGTGAAAAGATTTTACATCGTCTCCCTAACTACACTGAAACTGGACTTTATTCGGTAATGTGGAGTGAACATTGTTCTTATAAGAATTCCAAAAAAGTTCTTCGCAAAATGCCAAATCACAGTGACCGTGTTTTAGCAGGTCCCGGTGAAGATGCTGGTATTTTAGACATTGGCGATAATCAAGCTGTCGTTTTCAAAGCCGAAAGTCACAACCATCCATCAGCTGTCGAACCGTATCAAGGTGCCGCAACCGGTGTTGGGGGAATCATTAGAGATATTTTCTCAATGGGTGCTCAACCAATCGCTTTGATGAATAGTTTGAAATTTGGACCATTGAAAGATGGAAAAACGAAGCATTTAGTTAACGAAGTAGTTGCTGGTATTGGTGGCTATGGAAACTGTATCGGTTTGCCAACTATTGGTGGGGAAATCTCGTTTGAAGATTGCTACGAACACAATCCACTCGTCAATGCCATGTGCATTGGTTTGTTGAACAGTACTGACTTCAAGCACGGTAAAGCTAGTGGCGATAAGAATTTGATTGTCTATGTCGGTGCTAAGACTGGTCGTGATGGAATCCATGGAGCAACCTTTGCCTCAGATGAATTTACCGACACGAAAAACAAGCAACGTTCAGCTGTTCAAGTTGGGAATCCTTTCATTGAAAAATTATTGATGGATGCCTGTGTTGAAATCATCGAACAACATTCTGAATGGGTTTTAGGTATTCAAGATATGGGTGCTGCCGGTTTAGTTTCTTCAACCGCTGAAATGGCTTCTAAAGCAGGTTCAGGTTTGAAATTGAATCTAGATCGTGTGCCACAACGAGAAACTGGAATGACAGCTTACGAAATGATGTTGTCAGAATCTCAAGAGCGAATGGTTCTGTGCGTAAAGCCAGAATTCGTCGATGACGTATTGATGTTCTTTAGACGTTTTGAATTGGATGCCGTTGTTATTGGAGAAGTTACCAATGATAAGCAATATCGTATTTATCACCACAATGAATTAGTAACTGATATTCCGGTTGATAGTTTGACTGAAGACGTTCCAGAATATGACCGAGCTGAAAAACAACCTCAAAGAATGATTGATGATAAGGATTTTCACTTTGAACCAACGATTTCTTCATTGAAAGAAACTTGGCTGGACATGTTAAAGCGTCCTAATATCGCAAGTAAGAAACATTTTTATCAGACTTATGATTCTCAAGTTAAAGCTAATACTCTGGTTCGTCCTGGTAGCGATGCCGGTGTAGTTAGAATTCGTGGCACAAAAAAAGCCATCGCAGTTACTAACGATAGCAATTCTAAGTATGTTTATTTAAATCCTTATGTCGGTGGACAAATTGCTGTTATGGAAGCAGCTAGAAATATTGTTGCCAGCGGTGGTTTGCCAATCGGTATCACTGACTGTTTAAATTACGGAAATCCCGAAGATCCAGAAGCCTTTTATGAACTAGATAAGAGTGTCGAAGGAATTGCAAGTGCCTGTGAAGTAGTTGATACGCCAGTTATTTCCGGAAATGTCTCACTTTACAACGAATATAACGAAGTAGCTATTTATCCTAGTCCAATGGTTGGGATGGTCGGCTTGATCGACGATATTAAAAAAGTTACTACAAGTGATTTCAAGCAGAGCCAAGACTTAATTTATGTCTTAGGACAAACGGATAATGACTTCAATGGCTCAGAAATTCAAATGGAACAGATGAAGCAATTAAAAGGTGATTTAAGACCACTAGACCTCAATCAAGAAAAACTACACCAAGATTTGATCAGACAAGCTATCAATCAAGGTTTACTAAAGAGTTGTCACGATCTTTCTGAAGGTGGTCTAGCAGTTGCTTTGTCAGAATCAGCTTTTGAAAATGAACTAGGCTTTGAGATTGAAACTAAATTAACTTCAAAGCAAATGTTCTCAGAAACTCAATCACGATTCTTAGTAACCGTAGCACCAGAAAATCAAGTAGCGTTTGAAAAAATAGTACAAAGAGATTTTGAATTATTAGGTTTTGTTAGTTCTCAAAATATTTTCAAAATTACTACAGCTGATGAGACTGTTCAAATTGATGGGCAGACAGCTAAGAGTAGTTGGAAAGAGGCGATTGCGTGCTTAATGAAGTAA